A stretch of the Pseudomonas sp. ACM7 genome encodes the following:
- a CDS encoding amidohydrolase — protein sequence MRDLSALPNLNIALIQTTLAWHDRQANLEHFEPLLEQARGADLIILPEMFTTGFSMESETLAESENGPTSKWLRVQAAKLDAVITGSVIVQAADGSHRNRLLWARPDGEVWHYDKRHLFRMAGEHNHFTPGERQVQFELKGWRVRPLICYDLRFPVWSRDAQDTDLLLYTANWPGARRQHWNRLLPARAIENLCYVAAVNRIGTDGKGFAYTGDSQVLDFQGETLLSAGEADGVFQVVLNAADLQAYRTRFPANLDADTFEFT from the coding sequence ATGCGTGATCTGAGTGCACTGCCCAATCTGAACATCGCGCTGATCCAGACCACCCTGGCCTGGCACGATCGTCAGGCCAATCTGGAGCATTTCGAGCCTTTGCTGGAACAGGCTCGCGGGGCGGATCTGATCATCCTGCCGGAAATGTTCACCACCGGTTTCTCGATGGAGTCCGAGACCCTCGCCGAGTCGGAAAACGGTCCCACCAGCAAATGGCTGCGGGTTCAGGCAGCGAAACTGGATGCGGTGATCACCGGCAGCGTGATCGTCCAGGCAGCTGACGGCAGCCATCGCAATCGCCTGTTGTGGGCGAGGCCGGACGGGGAGGTGTGGCACTACGACAAGCGCCATCTGTTCCGCATGGCCGGCGAGCACAACCACTTCACCCCCGGCGAGCGTCAGGTGCAGTTCGAACTCAAGGGCTGGCGCGTGCGGCCGCTGATTTGCTACGACCTGCGCTTCCCGGTCTGGAGCCGCGATGCTCAGGACACCGATTTGCTGCTGTACACCGCCAACTGGCCGGGTGCACGGCGTCAGCACTGGAACCGTTTGCTGCCAGCGCGGGCGATTGAAAACCTCTGTTATGTGGCGGCGGTGAATCGCATTGGTACTGACGGCAAAGGCTTTGCCTATACCGGTGACAGCCAAGTGCTGGACTTCCAGGGTGAGACGTTACTCAGTGCGGGCGAAGCCGATGGCGTGTTCCAGGTTGTTCTGAACGCTGCAGATCTTCAGGCTTATCGAACACGCTTTCCAGCGAACCTGGACGCCGATACCTTCGAGTTCACCTGA
- the der gene encoding ribosome biogenesis GTPase Der: protein MVPVIALVGRPNVGKSTLFNRLTRTRDAIVGDLSGLTRDRQYGEAKWQGRSYILVDTGGISGDEHGMDEKMAEQSLLAIEEADVVLFLVDAKAGFTAADQMIAEHLRKRNKRSYVVANKVDNIDPEMARAEFAPLGMGHAIPIAGAHGRGITQMLEIALSSFPKDEEEPEDGEEEIVAEGEEAKRIPGPSEKDGIKIAIIGRPNVGKSTLVNRMLGEDRVIVYDEPGTTRDSIYIPFERNDEKYTLIDTAGVRKRGKIHEEVEKFSVVKTLQAIKDANVVIFVMDAREGVVDHDLNLLGFAIESGRALVIAINKWDGMTPSERDFVKVELQRRLFFVDYADIHFISALHGTGVGNLYASVQNSFKSAVTRWPTNRLTTILEDAVGEHAPPMVNNRRIKLRYAHLGGANPPIIVIHGNQIEKVPKSYVRYLENTYRRVLKLVGTPIRIEFKGGENPYEGNKNSLTDRQVNKKRRMMSHHKKADKKRRDKR from the coding sequence ATGGTTCCCGTAATCGCCCTGGTGGGCCGACCGAACGTCGGCAAGTCCACCTTGTTCAACCGCCTGACCAGGACTCGCGACGCCATCGTCGGCGACTTGTCCGGTCTGACCCGTGATCGCCAATACGGTGAGGCCAAGTGGCAAGGGCGTTCCTACATTCTGGTCGACACCGGCGGTATCTCCGGTGACGAGCACGGTATGGACGAAAAAATGGCCGAGCAGTCGCTGCTGGCCATTGAAGAAGCGGATGTCGTTCTGTTCCTGGTAGATGCCAAGGCCGGTTTCACCGCCGCCGACCAGATGATCGCCGAGCATTTGCGCAAACGTAACAAGCGTTCTTACGTGGTTGCCAACAAGGTCGACAACATCGACCCTGAAATGGCCCGCGCCGAATTCGCCCCGTTGGGCATGGGCCACGCGATCCCGATCGCCGGTGCGCATGGTCGTGGCATCACCCAGATGCTGGAAATCGCTCTGAGCTCCTTCCCGAAAGACGAAGAAGAGCCGGAAGATGGTGAAGAGGAGATCGTTGCCGAAGGCGAGGAAGCCAAGCGCATTCCTGGCCCAAGCGAAAAAGACGGGATCAAGATCGCGATCATCGGCCGCCCGAACGTCGGCAAGTCGACCTTGGTCAATCGCATGCTCGGTGAAGACCGGGTAATCGTTTATGACGAGCCCGGCACCACCCGCGACAGTATCTACATCCCGTTCGAGCGTAACGACGAGAAGTACACGCTGATCGACACCGCCGGTGTGCGCAAGCGCGGCAAGATCCACGAAGAAGTTGAAAAATTCTCCGTGGTCAAAACCCTGCAAGCGATCAAAGACGCCAACGTGGTGATCTTCGTGATGGACGCCCGCGAAGGCGTGGTCGATCACGATCTCAACCTGCTGGGCTTCGCCATTGAGTCGGGTCGTGCGCTGGTGATCGCGATCAACAAGTGGGACGGCATGACGCCGAGCGAGCGCGACTTCGTGAAGGTCGAGCTGCAACGTCGACTGTTCTTCGTTGACTACGCCGACATTCACTTCATCTCTGCCCTGCACGGCACTGGCGTGGGCAACCTCTACGCCTCCGTACAGAACTCGTTCAAGTCTGCGGTCACCCGCTGGCCAACCAACCGCCTGACCACGATTCTGGAAGATGCAGTTGGTGAGCACGCGCCACCGATGGTCAACAACCGTCGGATCAAGCTGCGTTATGCCCACTTGGGTGGCGCGAACCCGCCGATCATCGTGATTCACGGTAACCAGATCGAGAAGGTGCCGAAGTCTTACGTGCGCTATCTGGAAAACACTTACCGTCGTGTCTTGAAGCTGGTCGGTACTCCGATCCGCATCGAGTTCAAGGGCGGCGAGAACCCGTACGAAGGCAACAAGAACTCGCTCACCGACCGTCAGGTCAACAAGAAGCGTCGGATGATGTCGCACCACAAGAAAGCCGACAAAAAGCGCCGCGACAAGCGCTGA
- the bamB gene encoding outer membrane protein assembly factor BamB: MRDVIRWKHAALLALAILAAGCSSNSKKELPPAELTDFKEEVVLHKQWSRSIGDGQGESYNMLVPAIDGDTIYAADVTGVVMAMDRSNGDVKWKKDLELPVSGAVGVSYGLLLIGTIKGEIVALDAINGEEKWRARVSSEVLAPPANNGDVVVVQTQDDRLIGLDAATGTQRWLYDSTPAVLTLRGTSAPIVTNRLAVAGLSTGKVVALDISNGVPVWEQRVAIPQGRSELERVVDIDGGLLLSGGTLYVASYQGRVAALDLESGRQLWQRDASSYAGVAQGFGSVYVSLSSGTVEGVDERSTTALWSNDSLARRQLSAPEVFSSYVAVGDMEGYLHLLSQVDGRFVGRERIDSDGLRARPLVVGDTIYVYGNSGKLEALTIK; the protein is encoded by the coding sequence ATGCGTGACGTGATTCGTTGGAAACATGCAGCATTGCTGGCTCTGGCCATATTGGCCGCGGGTTGCAGCAGCAACAGCAAAAAAGAACTGCCACCGGCCGAGTTGACCGACTTCAAAGAAGAAGTGGTTCTGCACAAGCAGTGGAGTCGTTCGATCGGTGACGGTCAGGGCGAATCGTACAACATGCTGGTTCCGGCGATCGATGGCGATACCATCTATGCCGCCGACGTCACCGGTGTGGTGATGGCGATGGATCGCAGCAATGGCGACGTCAAATGGAAGAAAGATCTCGAACTGCCTGTTTCCGGCGCTGTCGGCGTCAGTTACGGTCTGCTCCTGATCGGTACGATCAAGGGTGAAATCGTTGCCCTGGACGCCATCAACGGTGAAGAGAAATGGCGCGCTCGCGTGTCCAGTGAAGTCCTCGCACCGCCGGCCAACAACGGTGATGTCGTTGTCGTTCAGACTCAGGATGACCGTCTGATCGGTCTGGATGCCGCTACCGGCACCCAGCGCTGGTTGTATGACAGCACTCCGGCGGTATTGACCCTGCGCGGCACCAGTGCGCCGATCGTCACCAACCGCCTCGCGGTGGCTGGCCTGTCGACCGGTAAAGTGGTCGCTCTCGATATTTCCAACGGCGTGCCGGTGTGGGAACAACGTGTAGCGATTCCACAAGGTCGTTCGGAACTGGAGCGCGTTGTCGATATCGACGGTGGCCTGCTGCTGTCCGGCGGTACGCTGTATGTCGCCAGCTATCAGGGTCGCGTTGCGGCACTGGATCTGGAAAGCGGTCGTCAGCTCTGGCAGCGTGATGCTTCCAGCTATGCCGGTGTCGCCCAGGGTTTTGGCAGCGTCTACGTGAGCCTGTCTTCGGGCACCGTTGAAGGCGTCGACGAACGTTCCACCACAGCCTTGTGGAGCAACGATTCGCTGGCCCGTCGTCAACTGTCGGCTCCGGAAGTGTTCTCCAGCTACGTTGCCGTCGGTGATATGGAAGGTTACCTGCATCTGCTGAGCCAGGTGGACGGTCGTTTCGTCGGCCGCGAGCGCATCGACAGCGACGGCCTGCGTGCCCGTCCGCTGGTGGTGGGTGACACGATTTATGTGTATGGCAACAGTGGCAAACTGGAAGCCCTGACCATTAAGTAA
- the leuA gene encoding 2-isopropylmalate synthase — MSMLKDPSSKYRAFPTIDIPDRTWPSKTITAAPIWCSSDLRDGNQSLIEPMDAVKKLRFWKTLVSVGVKEIEASFPAASQTDFDFVRTLIEGNHIPDDTTIQVLTQGREDLIERTFESLRGAKKAIVHLYNATSPSFRRIVFNQDKEGVKAIAVNAAKLFVKYAAQQPNTEWTFEYSPETFSATELEFAKEVCDAVIEVWNPTPEHKVILNLPATVECATPNIYADQIEWFGRHINRRDSVIISLHTHNDRGTGVAATELGLMAGADRVEGCLFGNGERTGNVDLVTVALNLYTQGIHPELDFSDIDGVRKVVEECNQIQVHPRHPYVGDLVHTAFSGSHQDAIRKGFAQQKPDTLWEVPYLPIDPADIGRSYEAVIRVNSQSGKGGIAYLLEQEYGISLPRRMQIEFSQVVQRETDRLGLEMTAQQIHALLHSEYLQANTPYALVSHRLQEENGHSAVEVEVSGKGQGETNLHWRGKGNGALEALVAGLPIPVEIMDYNEHAIGSGTNAKAAAYIELRVNGERAVHGVGIDENITTASFKALFSALNRSLSQPEAKAA; from the coding sequence ATGAGCATGCTCAAAGACCCGTCTTCGAAATACCGCGCGTTCCCGACCATCGACATCCCGGACCGCACTTGGCCGTCGAAGACCATTACCGCTGCGCCGATCTGGTGCAGCTCCGACCTTCGTGATGGTAACCAGTCGCTGATCGAGCCAATGGACGCGGTCAAGAAGCTGCGTTTCTGGAAAACCCTGGTGTCGGTCGGCGTTAAAGAAATCGAAGCGTCGTTCCCGGCGGCTTCGCAAACCGACTTCGACTTCGTGCGCACCCTGATCGAAGGCAACCACATCCCGGACGACACCACCATTCAGGTGCTGACCCAGGGCCGTGAAGATTTGATCGAGCGCACCTTCGAATCCCTGCGCGGGGCGAAAAAAGCCATCGTTCACCTGTACAACGCCACCTCCCCTTCCTTCCGTCGCATTGTCTTCAATCAGGACAAGGAAGGGGTCAAGGCCATCGCCGTGAACGCGGCCAAGCTGTTCGTCAAATATGCCGCCCAGCAGCCAAACACCGAGTGGACCTTCGAATACTCGCCAGAAACCTTCAGCGCCACCGAGCTCGAGTTCGCCAAAGAAGTCTGCGACGCAGTCATCGAAGTCTGGAACCCGACGCCTGAGCACAAGGTGATTCTCAACCTGCCAGCCACCGTCGAATGCGCGACCCCGAACATCTATGCCGACCAGATCGAATGGTTCGGCCGTCACATCAACCGTCGTGACAGCGTGATCATCAGCCTGCACACCCACAACGACCGTGGCACGGGTGTTGCCGCCACCGAGCTGGGCCTGATGGCCGGCGCCGACCGTGTCGAAGGCTGCCTGTTCGGCAACGGCGAACGCACCGGTAACGTCGACCTCGTGACCGTGGCGCTGAACCTCTACACCCAGGGCATTCACCCTGAGCTGGATTTCTCCGACATCGACGGCGTGCGCAAAGTCGTCGAAGAATGCAACCAGATCCAGGTGCACCCACGCCACCCGTACGTCGGCGACCTGGTTCACACCGCGTTCTCCGGCTCCCACCAGGACGCGATCCGCAAGGGCTTCGCCCAGCAGAAACCGGACACTCTGTGGGAAGTGCCGTACTTGCCGATCGACCCGGCCGACATCGGCCGCAGCTACGAGGCGGTGATCCGCGTCAACAGCCAGTCGGGCAAGGGCGGTATCGCTTACCTGCTGGAACAGGAATACGGCATCAGCTTGCCGCGTCGCATGCAGATCGAGTTCAGCCAGGTTGTGCAGCGTGAAACCGATCGCCTGGGCCTCGAGATGACGGCTCAGCAGATCCACGCGCTGCTGCACAGCGAGTACTTGCAGGCCAACACCCCGTACGCGCTGGTCAGCCATCGCCTGCAGGAAGAAAACGGTCACAGCGCCGTCGAAGTGGAAGTCTCTGGTAAAGGTCAGGGCGAAACCAACCTGCACTGGCGTGGCAAGGGCAACGGCGCCCTGGAAGCGCTGGTGGCCGGTCTGCCGATTCCGGTTGAGATCATGGACTACAACGAACACGCCATCGGTTCGGGCACCAATGCCAAGGCTGCGGCCTACATCGAGCTGCGTGTGAATGGTGAACGTGCGGTGCACGGCGTTGGTATCGATGAAAACATCACCACCGCCAGCTTCAAGGCCCTGTTCAGCGCGCTGAACCGCTCGCTGAGCCAGCCGGAAGCGAAAGCGGCGTAA
- a CDS encoding pyridoxal phosphate-dependent aminotransferase — protein MITSKLPNVGITIFTQMSQLAAQTGALNLSQGFPDFDAPQALCDAVGRHIANGHNQYSPMTGLPALRQQIAAKIVRSYGVNVDADHEVTVTPGATQAIFCAIQAVIHSGDEVIVFDPAYDSYEPSVELAGGRCVHVQLGLNDFAIDFQKLGEAITPRTRMIILNTPHNPSGALISRAELDQLAALIRDRDIYVISDEVYEHLVFDDVPHVSVLNHEELYQRAFVVSSFGKTYHVTGWKTGYVVAPPALTAELRKVHQYVSFCGVTPLQYALADYMAEHPEHVEELPAFYQAKRDLFCDLLAPSRFSFTRVAGTYFQLVDYSQIRPDLNDVEMALWMTREHGVASIPISVFYQTPPEGQRLVRLCFAKREETLREAAAKLCVI, from the coding sequence ATGATCACCAGTAAGCTGCCGAATGTCGGCATCACTATCTTCACTCAGATGTCTCAGCTCGCGGCGCAAACCGGGGCGCTTAATTTGTCCCAGGGTTTTCCCGATTTCGATGCGCCGCAGGCCCTGTGCGATGCGGTCGGTCGGCATATCGCCAATGGCCACAACCAGTATTCGCCGATGACCGGCCTTCCTGCATTGCGTCAGCAGATTGCGGCGAAGATCGTCCGCAGCTACGGCGTCAATGTTGATGCTGACCATGAAGTGACAGTCACGCCCGGTGCAACCCAGGCGATCTTTTGCGCCATTCAAGCGGTTATCCACAGCGGCGACGAAGTGATCGTGTTCGATCCGGCCTACGACAGTTATGAACCTTCGGTTGAGCTGGCCGGTGGTCGCTGCGTTCATGTGCAGTTGGGCCTGAATGACTTCGCCATCGACTTCCAGAAGCTCGGTGAAGCCATTACGCCGCGCACGAGGATGATCATCCTCAACACCCCACATAACCCAAGCGGCGCGCTGATCAGTCGTGCCGAGCTGGATCAGTTGGCGGCGTTGATTCGCGACCGCGACATCTATGTCATCAGCGATGAGGTCTACGAACACCTGGTGTTCGATGACGTGCCCCACGTCAGCGTGCTGAATCACGAAGAGCTGTATCAGCGTGCATTCGTGGTCAGCTCCTTCGGCAAGACCTATCACGTCACTGGCTGGAAAACCGGCTACGTGGTCGCACCGCCGGCCCTCACCGCCGAGCTGCGCAAGGTTCACCAGTACGTCAGTTTTTGCGGCGTGACGCCACTTCAATATGCCTTGGCCGACTACATGGCCGAGCACCCGGAACACGTCGAAGAACTGCCGGCTTTCTATCAGGCCAAGCGCGATCTGTTCTGCGATCTGTTGGCGCCTTCGCGCTTCAGTTTCACCCGAGTGGCCGGCACGTATTTCCAGTTGGTCGATTACTCGCAGATCCGCCCGGACCTCAATGATGTCGAGATGGCGTTGTGGATGACCCGCGAACATGGCGTGGCGAGCATCCCGATCTCGGTGTTCTACCAGACTCCGCCCGAAGGCCAGCGCCTGGTGCGCCTGTGCTTCGCCAAACGCGAGGAGACCCTGCGTGAAGCAGCGGCAAAACTATGCGTGATCTGA
- the xseA gene encoding exodeoxyribonuclease VII large subunit yields MIKDPFARLGLDREVLTVSQLNGRARVLLEDVFSNIWVEGEISNLARPASGHVYFTLKDSGAQVRCALFRQNAARVRQALKDGLAVKVRGKVSLFEGRGDYQLILDTVEPAGDGALRLAFDALKEKLSAEGLFSAERKVPLPAHPQRIGIISSPTGAVIRDIISVFRRRAPQIQLTLIPTAVQGREATAQIVRALKLADARGFDALILARGGGSLEDLWCFNEEAVARAVDACVTPIVSAVGHETDVSISDFVADVRAPTPSAAAELLAPDSSDLVRRVESLHRRLVMRIRDRLMRDRLRLEGMSRRLRHPGERLRQQAQRLDDLDMRMRRAFERSLNTRRERLIRLETRLAGQHPGRQLAMLRQRLDSLAERLPRAMREGLKSRRLQLQSQMQTLHVVSPLATLGRGYSILLDERGNAIRNAAQTHNGQRLKARLGEGELQVRVEDNHLTPVTLSLLD; encoded by the coding sequence ATGATTAAAGATCCCTTTGCAAGACTCGGCCTGGACCGTGAAGTCCTGACTGTCAGCCAGCTCAACGGCCGCGCGCGGGTGTTGCTCGAAGACGTGTTCAGCAACATCTGGGTCGAAGGCGAAATCTCCAACCTCGCCCGCCCGGCGTCCGGTCACGTGTATTTCACCCTCAAGGACAGCGGTGCCCAGGTGCGTTGCGCACTGTTCCGGCAGAACGCGGCGCGGGTTCGTCAGGCATTGAAGGATGGCTTGGCGGTGAAGGTCCGCGGCAAGGTTTCGCTGTTCGAGGGCCGCGGCGACTATCAGTTGATCCTCGATACCGTGGAGCCGGCCGGTGACGGTGCGCTGCGTCTGGCGTTCGATGCGTTGAAGGAAAAACTCAGCGCCGAAGGCCTGTTCAGCGCCGAACGCAAAGTGCCGCTGCCAGCGCATCCACAACGCATCGGTATCATCAGCTCGCCCACCGGCGCGGTGATTCGCGACATCATCAGCGTATTCCGCCGCCGTGCACCGCAGATCCAACTGACGCTGATCCCCACTGCCGTGCAGGGCCGCGAAGCCACTGCGCAGATTGTCCGCGCATTGAAACTGGCGGACGCCCGTGGTTTCGACGCGTTGATCCTGGCCCGTGGCGGCGGTTCACTGGAAGACCTCTGGTGCTTCAACGAAGAAGCCGTAGCCCGCGCCGTGGATGCCTGCGTGACGCCAATTGTCAGCGCCGTCGGCCATGAAACCGACGTGTCGATCAGTGACTTCGTGGCCGACGTCCGCGCCCCGACGCCGTCCGCCGCCGCCGAACTGCTCGCGCCGGATTCCAGTGACCTGGTCCGTCGGGTCGAAAGCCTGCATCGACGACTGGTGATGCGTATCCGCGACCGCTTGATGCGTGACCGTCTGCGCCTGGAAGGCATGTCCCGCCGCCTACGCCATCCCGGCGAACGTCTGCGCCAGCAAGCGCAGCGCCTGGATGATCTGGACATGCGCATGCGCCGCGCGTTCGAACGCAGCCTCAATACCCGTCGCGAACGCTTGATCCGCCTGGAAACCCGCCTCGCCGGGCAACATCCGGGACGGCAACTGGCGATGCTCCGTCAGCGCCTCGACAGCCTTGCCGAACGCCTGCCCCGTGCCATGCGCGAAGGGCTCAAATCCCGTCGCCTGCAACTGCAAAGCCAGATGCAGACGCTGCATGTGGTCAGCCCTTTGGCGACCCTTGGCCGTGGCTACAGCATTTTGCTGGACGAACGCGGCAACGCGATCCGCAACGCCGCGCAAACCCACAATGGTCAGCGCCTGAAAGCCAGACTTGGCGAAGGCGAGCTGCAAGTGCGGGTCGAAGACAATCACCTGACGCCTGTCACCCTTTCTTTACTGGATTGA
- a CDS encoding peptidoglycan DD-metalloendopeptidase family protein — MPRFLAPLLLLCLTFNAHADSYITRLLNKPVPGGVAVVDLGVSAQAPKASYLGKPVLVVKEQNNWLAIVGVPLTVKPGTQQVSSGGRTLNFNVGNKKYPEQHITLKNTQQVNPNPENLKRIEGELAEQIQAYRSFSPNTPSNLLLDKPVNGPLSSKFGVRRFFNGEERNPHAGLDFAVPAGTPIKTPAAGKVILIGNYFFNGNTVFVDHGQGFISMFCHMSKIDVKVGQQLARGGVVGKVGSTGRATGPHMHWNVSLNDARVDPAIFIGAFQP, encoded by the coding sequence ATGCCGCGTTTTTTAGCTCCGCTGCTGTTGCTGTGCCTGACCTTCAATGCCCACGCCGACAGTTACATCACCCGCCTGTTGAACAAACCGGTGCCGGGCGGCGTGGCCGTGGTAGATCTGGGTGTCTCTGCGCAGGCGCCGAAGGCCAGTTATCTAGGCAAACCCGTATTGGTGGTCAAGGAACAGAACAACTGGCTGGCGATTGTAGGTGTGCCGCTGACGGTTAAACCGGGCACGCAGCAGGTCAGCAGTGGTGGTCGCACTCTGAACTTCAACGTAGGTAACAAGAAATACCCGGAACAGCACATCACGTTGAAGAACACGCAGCAGGTCAATCCGAACCCGGAGAATCTCAAGCGCATCGAGGGTGAGTTGGCCGAACAGATCCAGGCTTACCGCAGCTTCAGCCCGAACACCCCGAGCAACCTGCTGCTGGACAAACCGGTCAACGGCCCGCTATCGAGCAAGTTCGGCGTGCGCCGCTTCTTCAATGGCGAAGAGCGTAATCCTCACGCCGGCCTGGATTTCGCCGTGCCTGCCGGTACGCCGATCAAGACCCCGGCTGCCGGTAAGGTGATCCTGATCGGTAACTACTTTTTTAACGGCAACACGGTGTTTGTCGACCATGGGCAGGGGTTTATCAGCATGTTCTGCCACATGTCGAAAATTGACGTGAAGGTTGGCCAGCAATTGGCCCGTGGTGGAGTGGTCGGGAAAGTCGGTTCCACCGGGCGCGCGACCGGGCCGCATATGCACTGGAACGTCAGCCTGAATGATGCGCGAGTGGATCCAGCGATTTTCATTGGGGCGTTTCAGCCATAA
- a CDS encoding tetratricopeptide repeat protein — MSSTEDEHLADLKDWWTRNGKPLVTGGLLALVIVFGWQAFHKYQSNQSQGASMLYQQLLETTLTPDGKPDAARVADLAGKLNSEFGGSAYAQYGSLFVAKVAVDSGKLDDAASELKAIVAKPANPALGEIARQRLAQVLAAQNKADEALKLLEGDADKAFLATREELKGDLLVQLGRTDEANTAYQKAKAALSDEAAVGGLQIKLDDLAKGDA, encoded by the coding sequence GTGTCGAGTACCGAAGACGAACATCTGGCGGATTTGAAGGACTGGTGGACACGCAACGGCAAGCCCCTGGTCACTGGCGGCCTGTTGGCGCTGGTCATCGTGTTCGGCTGGCAGGCTTTTCACAAGTATCAGAGCAATCAGTCGCAAGGCGCCTCGATGCTTTATCAGCAACTGCTGGAAACCACGCTGACGCCAGACGGCAAGCCTGATGCCGCCCGTGTTGCGGACCTGGCCGGCAAGCTCAACAGCGAGTTCGGCGGTAGCGCTTACGCGCAGTACGGCAGCCTGTTCGTGGCAAAAGTTGCGGTCGACAGCGGCAAGCTGGATGACGCAGCCAGCGAGCTGAAAGCCATCGTCGCCAAACCGGCCAACCCGGCGCTGGGCGAAATTGCTCGTCAGCGCCTGGCGCAGGTGCTGGCCGCGCAGAACAAGGCCGATGAAGCCCTGAAACTGCTCGAAGGCGATGCCGATAAAGCATTCCTGGCCACTCGCGAAGAACTCAAAGGCGACCTGCTGGTGCAGTTGGGTCGTACCGACGAAGCGAACACGGCGTATCAAAAAGCCAAGGCGGCACTGTCGGATGAAGCGGCAGTGGGTGGCCTACAAATCAAGCTGGACGACCTGGCCAAAGGGGATGCGTGA